Proteins from a genomic interval of Pseudoalteromonas sp. MEBiC 03607:
- a CDS encoding extracellular solute-binding protein, with amino-acid sequence MGTHVTLQEELRQRAMRELGINVEFTPMGSAAVLQKAAANPNSFDLYEQWSDSINILWQAGAIQPLDIDRLNYWQEINPLTKTGKITPEASIGAGDSPNKLLYVQADGSLGTTPTKQISFMPYVHNVDSFGYNTNFIEQGIPYETESWAWLLDEKNKGKVALVNAPTIGIFDAALAAQGKGLMRFNDIGNMSISEIDQLFAILLEKKRQGHFAGFWTSVPQSVDFMKMKRVNIQSMFSPGVSACKGQGIPVVYASPKEGYRAWHGVMCLSSNTQGHVKDAAYEYMNWWLSGYPGAFIARQGYYISNPDRSQPLMSKPEWDYWYEGKAASIDLQGTDGKVSVKAGQMRDGGSYIKRFSNIAVWNTVMPNYDYSLDKWYELLNS; translated from the coding sequence ATGGGGACGCATGTCACATTACAAGAAGAGCTCAGACAACGCGCAATGCGTGAGTTAGGCATTAATGTTGAGTTTACCCCAATGGGCAGTGCTGCTGTACTACAAAAAGCAGCTGCAAACCCAAATTCTTTCGATCTCTATGAGCAATGGTCTGATTCAATCAACATACTATGGCAAGCGGGTGCAATACAGCCATTAGATATTGATAGGTTAAACTATTGGCAAGAAATTAACCCTTTGACTAAAACAGGCAAGATTACACCTGAAGCAAGCATAGGAGCCGGAGATTCACCTAACAAGTTACTTTATGTTCAAGCCGATGGCTCCTTGGGAACTACACCTACAAAGCAAATTAGTTTTATGCCTTATGTCCATAATGTTGATTCATTTGGCTACAACACTAATTTTATAGAACAAGGTATTCCTTATGAAACAGAGTCATGGGCTTGGTTACTTGATGAAAAAAACAAAGGTAAAGTGGCTTTAGTGAATGCTCCCACTATTGGAATCTTTGATGCAGCTTTAGCAGCTCAAGGCAAAGGACTGATGCGTTTCAACGATATTGGCAATATGAGTATTTCTGAAATAGATCAGCTATTTGCAATTCTACTCGAGAAAAAAAGGCAAGGTCATTTCGCTGGCTTTTGGACGTCTGTTCCGCAGTCTGTAGATTTCATGAAAATGAAACGGGTCAATATTCAAAGTATGTTTTCTCCAGGTGTAAGTGCATGTAAAGGACAGGGGATACCCGTTGTTTATGCTTCTCCCAAAGAAGGGTACCGTGCATGGCATGGGGTTATGTGCTTATCTTCTAATACACAAGGACATGTAAAAGATGCGGCATATGAGTATATGAATTGGTGGTTATCTGGCTATCCAGGAGCATTTATTGCGCGCCAAGGTTATTATATTTCTAACCCCGATCGCAGTCAGCCGCTTATGTCAAAGCCGGAATGGGATTATTGGTATGAAGGAAAAGCTGCATCAATAGACCTGCAAGGTACAGATGGAAAAGTGTCGGTTAAAGCGGGCCAGATGCGAGATGGTGGCAGTTATATAAAGCGTTTTTCGAATATTGCCGTTTGGAATACAGTAATGCCTAATTATGATTACAGCTTAGATAAGTGGTATGAGCTATTAAACTCATAG